A genomic segment from Micropterus dolomieu isolate WLL.071019.BEF.003 ecotype Adirondacks linkage group LG03, ASM2129224v1, whole genome shotgun sequence encodes:
- the nr2f5 gene encoding nuclear receptor subfamily 2 group F member 5 — protein sequence MAMVVNQWSENISADPGSQLQICGQEPGGAPGTPNGSTPGNDALSGDKIPNVDCMVCGDKSSGKHYGQFTCEGCKSFFKRSVRRNLSYTCRGNRDCPIDQHHRNQCQYCRLKKCLKVGMRREAVQRGRTSNSQSSPGQYLTNGTDPYNGQPYLSGFISLLLRAEPYPTSRYGAQCMQGNNLMGIENICELAARLLFSAVEWAKNIPFFPDLQLMDQVALLRMSWSELFVLNAAQCSMPLHVAPLLAAAGLHASPMSAERVVAFMDHIRVFQEQVEKLKALQVDTAEYSCLKSIVLFTSDAMGLSDVAHVESIQEKSQCALEEYVRNQYPSQPNRFGRLLLRLPSLRIVSSPVIEQLFFVRLVGKTPIETLLRDMLLSGSSYNWPYMPTVQRERPISLHYNENGP from the exons ATGGCAATGGTAGTAAACCAGTGGTCAGAGAACATTTCTGCAGATCCGGGGTCTCAGCTCCAGATTTGCGGCCAGGAGCCTGGCGGGGCACCGGGAACACCCAACGGTTCCACCCCGGGGAACGACGCACTTTCCGGGGACAAGATCCCCAACGTGGACTGCATGGTGTGCGGGGACAAGTCCAGTGGGAAGCATTATGGTCAGTTCACCTGCGAGGGATGCAAAAGCTTCTTTAAGCGCTCTGTGAGGCGGAACCTCTCGTACACCTGCCGGGGGAACCGAGACTGCCCCATCGACCAGCACCACCGGAACCAGTGTCAGTACTGCCGGCTGAAGAAGTGCCTCAAAGTCGGCATGAGGAGAGAAG CTGTACAGCGAGGACGTACATCGAACTCCCAGAGCAGCCCAGGACAGTACCTGACCAACGGTACCGATCCGTACAACGGCCAGCCCTACCTATCTGGCTTCATTTCCCTGTTGCTGCGTGCCGAGCCCTATCCCACATCTCGCTATGGGGCCCAGTGCATGCAGGGAAACAACCTGATGGGCATTGAGAACATCTGTGAGCTGGCGGCCAGGCTGCTCTTCAGTGCTGTTGAGTGGGCCAAGAACATCCCTTTCTTCCCTGATCTGCAGCTCATGGATCAG GTGGCACTGTTGCGCATGTCGTGGAGTGAGCTCTTCGTCCTCAATGCCGCCCAGTGCTCCATGCCGCTTCATGTGGCCCCCCTGTTGGCAGCAGCAGGCCTGCATGCATCACCCATGTCAGCAGAGCGCGTGGTGGCCTTCATGGACCACATCCGCGTCTTCCAGGAGCAGGTTGAAAAGCTGAAGGCCCTGCAGGTCGACACAGCTGAATATTCCTGCCTCAAGTCCATTGTGCTCTTCACGTCCG ATGCTATGGGGCTATCAGACGTTGCCCACGTGGAGAGCATCCAGGAGAAGTCCCAATGCGCCCTGGAGGAGTATGTAAGGAACCAGTACCCCAGCCAGCCAAACCGCTTTGGACGTCTCCTCCTCCGCCTGCCCTCCTTGCGCATCGTCTCTTCTCCGGTCATCGAGCAGCTGTTTTTTGTTCGGCTGGTTGGCAAGACACCTATCGAAACACTGCTTCGCGACATGCTGCTCTCGGGTTCCAGCTACAACTGGCCCTACATGCCCACCGTACAGCGCGAGCGGCCCATCTCCCTCCACTACAACGAGAATGGGCCCTGA